The DNA region CCCCCAGATAAAACAGCAAGAACCATGCTGGGTGCtttattattgttgtattttaTTCTCTTTATCCTGTTTTCCAACCCCATTTATGTAACCACTAAATTAACAGCATGACCCTCAATTCCCAAGACAGTTATATCAGTCCATATTAAGCCTGGCCTGGTATAGTGTGgtgggagagtactgagggattTTTGTACATGAATGGGCTCTTGGCTGTAGCAGGGAAAATTTATTGTGCTCAGAATTCACCGCTACTGAGAAgcagaacaaataaatacaaggCATCTTAATTTTTGCATTGATACAGACGAAACACTTTATATTGGAAGCCATTGGGTCTTCATGGAAGGGAAGATCAGTGGCCTATTCCAAGTTACCAGAAGGGAGCTTTTAAGGTGATGAGGCCACTGATATCTGCATATCATAATGGGACTGCGCCTGTCACAGATAGCAGAGCCCCCGCTTTTGTGGCTGTTCTGGACCTTCTCACTGGAACTTCATGTGCTTAAACTGGGAGGTGCAACGAAATCTGGCATCCGGAGACCTGGAGCACAACAGATACGGCAGACACGGGCAGGTGTGGTGTTGCCTCTTCCCGGAGAACGGAACCTGCGGTGGTAAAGACAGGCAACGTCAGCTACAATCTAGGTTATAACAGAAGACATAGCAAGGCAGTTCATGGGACTAATCCTTCTATGTATTCATCCGGTCAGACGTGAGCCTAGACATAAGGAACCCTGGTGTAGATCCTGCGACCAATTCCCATATAGACCAAGTATAAGACcgtctggagacacaagagactgcagatgctgaaatctggagtaacaaacagctggaagaactcagtgggtcaagcagaatctgtggtaggaaaggaaccattgatgtttcaggttgaaactctgCACCGgggctgagggtggagaggcGAGATGGCCAGCATAAAGTGAGAAGGATTCGAAGGCAATTGGTGGACAGAGGAGAGGCATGAAATGGTGTGCCTTCTGGTATTGATTGGCAGTACAAATGACACTGTCACTGGTTCTGGTACTGACCCCTGAAACAGACGCATCAATCATTAATATACTGAGTCACAGTATATGGAGCCTTAATATACTGATCGTGGTACTGAGCCCCAAGTATATTGACCGTAGTACTAAGACCCCAGTTATTTACTGTGGGAATGTCCCTGGTATTAAGCTCCAGTACACTGGCTCTGAACTTAGAGCACTGACCACAGAGACATGGTGAAAGAAAGCAGGACAGGCAACTCAACAGCCCAGGGGATAGAATCTTCAAACATGATGGGAGAGATGTAAAAGAACTATAGAACACTAAAGATTGTATTATGGAGGTAATGAAAGAAGACATCCAAGAGCGCCCTGCATAAGAACTGAAGAACAAAATGGTTGTTGGGGTAAGGGGGCTGTGGGGTTTATTCTCTTCCGCTAGTATGCTACATGCATCCTGCTGGTTAGTAGGAGACAGGGATGGACAAATTGCTGAGAGATGTATGTGTGATAGGGTTACAGCAATAGGGGATTTCAGCTTCTCCAGTATTTACAAGGATCGCTTTAGTGCAAAAAGGCAATGAGGAGGTGGAATTTTTAAAGTGCTTTCAGAAGAGTTTTACTCGGCAGTACACAGGGAAGGTGCAGAGCAGCACCTAATCGTAAAGAAGATGGCTGGGcaagtgggagagtattttgcaGCCAGTGACCATAAGTTTAAAGATGGTTATGGAGATGGATAAGGATTGACTGGAAATGAAGGCCCTGAAACAGATGAAATTTGATTTCAATATCACAAGACAGAACCTGGCAAAAGTAGACTAAGAACAGTGACTTGCAGGGAGGTCTAACCAGACAAGCGAGAGTCAGTGAAATGTGAAATGATGATGGTTCAGGATGGTTTAGGGCCATTAAAGTGAAAGGTATGGACAGCAAATACAAGGGAAACCTGGTTGTCAAGtactaaataaattaaaaaaggaAGATAATGCTGATATGAAGAGCTGGAAACAGGAGAGGTCCTTCAAGGGTATAGAAAGTGCAGGAAGGTTATTTAAAATGAAATTAGAAGGGCAAACAGGCATGAAATATTACTAGCTGAgaagacttgttgggctgaaaagGCTTGTTACCattctgtatctttaaataaaattaaataaaattattttggaTATATTCTGATGGAAAATCTATCAGAATGTACATGGGAATTTGCACTATTGGCGATCATGTTTTTTATAAAAGTTTTTAACCAAAGAATGTTTTTTTCAGAATTCAATTATAGTTCTAACCTTTGCCCTGACCAAGTCCATCCCTGAACTAACAACACTGAAAGCAGATAGTTCGGTCATTGAAATCAATGCTGTTTGTAGAATTTTTCTATGTCCAAGCTATTTCCTATGTTATGGCACTACTGACTGTATTTCAAAAGTGTTGCCTGTAGCACATTTTGGGATGCCCTTAGGCTAAGAGAAAAGTTATATAAATATCACAAGGAATGGGTTATTGTGTAGTTTTATTGATAAACAAAAAGCCAAAGAATTTATCccgccaaagggtttcagcccaaagcgtcgactgtactgtttttcgagatgctgcctgacctgctgagttcctccagcattttgtgtgtgttgctcggatttccagcatctgcagattttctcttgtttgggatttGTCCCACCTAAGCTCTGACGGTATGGCATAGAAAAACTGCCCCAATTCtcaagaaaaaaatacaagtcaGTGTTGCAAAGCTGCTATGGAAATAGTAAAGTCTGGCATAAGATAGCTGTGGGAAAAGGCTTCTTTACCTACTGAAACTGCAATGTGGGTGAGGAGTGGTTTCTATACTGAAACCATCATAGAGAAACTGTGTACTAAATGGGCAAGAAAATTCAGGTCAGTGGATTAATGCAATTAACGTGATCCTTGTAGTTCAATAATGCCCCAGTCACAGTTCAGGAACAGGGTCCTGGCTCAGAACAATTTGGCTAATTGTAACATTATCTTAGATAGTGAGGTTCAGTGATACAGTTCATGGTTGTCCTTCATTCTCTTCCCCTTCTGCCTCCATCTCCTCCTCACATTGGACTTGGACTGGACTTCGTTGACCCTAATGCATCATTAATGAGGTAGAACAGCAGAATCCAACCTTGTGACTGAAGGGATGACACTTATCTCCTTCCTGTCCCTGTGGAGTGCACATTCGCAGTCCACGTAGCCATAGACTGACAGCACAGCAGGAACCCGGGCCGCACTGTACATCCCGATCACAAGCCTGTGAAGAGAGAGAGGTACAGTTACGGTACAACGCCCGATTACGGGTAAGCATTGCACAAAGGACTGTCAAAACTTATCAAATagtgacatttggaatattgATTCCCTCTTTCATATGAGTTAACTTTAAACTCGGTGTGCCTGAACATTCTGTCAGATTCTGCGTCCCTGCAGCAATTTCTAAATCCAAACCACTTTCACTCCCTTGACATTTACTGTATGCTTCTACCTTACCCTTGCCTCTATCTTTCTCTCGTAAGTTCCCCCCCTCCACACTTCTCCCAAAGGTGTTTGCTTGAATTCAGCTGTCCCTTTGTCCCTTCAGATGATCTGCAAAGATGACCCATTCATCACTGATGTGAATATGTGTGCACTTGGGGAGGGTGGGGTTGAGAGATTTTCATCTGTCATCTAATGTTGAATCTCAGGTTGAGATTGTCAAGAAGAACATAGTAATTACACAGCAATTGGTaagcaaagaaagaaaaaaaaaatcatctttttCACATTGTGACTAGCTTTTATGGGAGTCTCAGTTGttataggaacatagaaacatagaaaataggtgcaggagtaggccattcagctcttcaagcctgcaccgccatttattatgatcatggctgatcctccaactcagaaccccgccccagccttccctccataccccctgacccccgtagccacaagggccatatctaactccctcttaaatatagccaatgaactggcctcaacagtttcctgtggcagcgaattccacagattcaccactctctgtgtgaagaagtttttcctaatctcggtcctaaaaggcttcccctttatcctcaaactgtggcccctcgttctggacttccccaacatcgggaacaatcttcctgcatctagcctgtccaatccatttaggatcttatacgtttcaatcagatcccccctcaatcttctaaattccaacgagtacaagcccagttcatccagtctttcttcatatgaaagtcctgccatcccaggaatcaatctggtgaaccttctttgtactccctctatggcaaggatgtctttcctcagattaggggaccaaaactgcacacaatactccaagtgtggtctcaccaaggccttgtacaactgcagtagtacctccctgctcctgtactcgaatcctcttgctataaatgccagcataccgttcgcctttttcaccgcctgctgtaccttgcaTGCcctctttcaatgactggtgtataatgacacccaggtctcgttgcacctccccttttcctagtcggccaccattcagataataatctgttttcctatttttgccaccaaagtggataacttcacatttatccacattaaattgcatctgccatgaatttgcccactcacccaacctatccaagtcaccctgcatcctcttagcatcctcctcacagctaacactgccacccagcttcgtgtcatccgcaaacttggagatgctgcatttaattccctcatccaagtcattaatatatattgtaaacaactggggtcccagcactgagccttgcggtaccccactagtcaccgcctgccattctgaaaaggtcccgtttattcccactctttgcttcctgtctgctaaccaattttccacccacaccaataccttaccc from Mobula hypostoma chromosome 13, sMobHyp1.1, whole genome shotgun sequence includes:
- the LOC134355862 gene encoding prokineticin-1-like, whose amino-acid sequence is MLTRNRALYRNCTSLSSQACDRDVQCGPGSCCAVSLWLRGLRMCTPQGQEGDKCHPFSHKVPFSGKRQHHTCPCLPYLLCSRSPDARFRCTSQFKHMKFQ